The genomic stretch CGGTTACCGCTGGACTCGGCGAGGCATCAGCGCGACCGCCTCCACCATGGACCGGGTACTGGCCCGCAGCGCTTCCAAGGCTCTCGCCGCGGTCGAGATAGTAAGTCTGGAGGAGGAAAACCTCGGAGCTGACCTGCGCGCCCTGGTGGTGTGCGATTTCGAGCGGGCGGCCGCGCTGCCACACGGTCTGTGCGACGTGGTGACCGCGGACTCGGGATCGGCCTGGCAGACCTTGAAGGCCTTGGCCGAGAACCCGGTCGGGCAGCGCCTCGAACCGTTGCTCGTCACCGCTGGGGTCGTCGCGGGAACCCCGTCGAGTTCCCGGGCGCTGATGGACTTCGCCGCGGGTCGGCTCCCCGGGCACTCCTTGGATATCGCCGAGGAGGAGGGTCTGGTGCGGGTTCTCGGCTGGAATGTCCGCCAGTGGGTGCCGGTGGTCACCGATTTCTTCCAGATGGGTGGCACCAGGCTCTTGGTCGGTACCCGTGGGCTGCTGGGGGAGGGATGGGACGCCCCGGGCGTCAACTGTCTGGTGGACCTGACCAGCGCAACCACACCTGGTGCCGTGATTCAGCTTCGCGGGCGCAGCCTACGACGCGACCCGGAGAATCCGGCTAAGGTCGCGATCAACTGGTCGGTGGCCTGCGTCGCCGACGGGGTGATGGGGGACGCGGATTGGCGTCGTCTCGTGCGCAAGCACCGTGGTTACCTCGCTCCCGACGAGCGGGGCGATCTGGTGGACGGGGTGGCGCACCTGGCTGGTGGGTTCAGCGAGTTTCGGACTCCGGAATCGGACGGGATCGAGGCCGCCAACATTCTTGCGGCCCGGCGTTCCCGGGAACGCGACCGGGTCACAGAGCAATGGAACGACCCGCGGATCAGGACCGGCCGGGAGGTGTCGGTGGTGCGGGTGAGTTCCAGGGCGAAGGAACCGTTGACCGGAAGCGGTTTCGGGGAGGCGGCGCCCCGGAGGCTGGGGCTTGTGCTGTGGCCCTGGGCGCTGGGCACGGCCCTGGTGCTGGTGGTGCTGGGGCTGTCCTGGTGGGTGGTCGCCGCACTGGTGTTGACAGGAGCGGATCTGTTGATCCGGGTGATACGGGCGGGACGCAGGCTCACCGGGCTGGCGGCGAACGTCGGTGTTGGCAGGGTGGCTAGGGCGGTTGCCGATGCTCTCCAGGCTTGCGGCTTGCTCACTGCAGGGGCCGGGGCGGTTGCGGTGGAGGTCAGAGGACAGGAACTGCACTGTCGACTGCTCAGAGTGTCCGCGGAGGAAGCAGCCAAGTTCGCGGAGGCTTTGGACGAGGCGTTGCAGCCTGTTTCCCGACCCCGATATCTGATCTCCCGTCTCACCGCCGCCCCACCCCGGTTTCGGGACGTCTTGAGGCTTGCCCTGACCGGGTGGGAAACCGTTCTGGAAACCTGGCATCCGGTCCCGAGCGTGCTCGCCTCCAGCCGGGACCAGGCCGATGCCTACCTACTCGCCTGGAAGCGATGGGTGGGGGAAGGGGAGGTTCGGTACGCTCACGGCCCCGAGGGCAAGGGCATCACGCGAGCGGTGCGTGGCGCCGATCCGTGGCAGTTCACCTCGGTGATTCGTCTGCACTGGGAGTGAGTGCTCTTGTGGTTCGAGTTGGCTGGTTCACCATGCCGCACTTCTGATGTGCTGACAGGCCATTGGAGCCGGGTCGCTGTTGCTTCTCTCAAGTGCTTCTCTTGGAGACCGGGAGCAGGCTGCCCTGCACTCTTGGATTGGTAGAATTAGACCTGTAGTACACGACGGGAGGGTCTTACAGGGTGAGTGTCTTCCTGATTCTCGGAGTCGTAGGAATCGCAGTCCTGCTGGTGTCTTTGATCCTGGGGGATCTGCTGGATTCGGCTCTTCATTTCGACGGCTTGGATTCCGAGGTCTTCTCAACCTCGGTCATCGCGGCCTTCATCGGGGCCTTCGGGTTCGGTGGGGTGGCCGTCCAGGAATTCACGAACAATGTGTGGTTGGCCTCCTTGGTCGGCATGGTCACGGGAAGCCTGGCTGGCTGGGGGGCGGTGACTCTCACTCGCTTCCTGAAACGCGCAGAAACCGGGCAGGCGCTTCGCAGTGACCACCTGATCGGGGCGGAAGCCCATGTCATCACGGACATTCCGGAAGACGGTTTCGGCGAAATCCGGATCGGCACCCACAAGCGAGCAGCACGGGCGGAACTGCCGATTCCCGCCGGAACCCCGGTCTGGGTTTCTGGTGTCCTGTCTCCCACAGCCGTCGAGGTTCGTCCCAGCGTCAATGAGCTTCCCCAGCCCTGAGCAGAAACAGAAAGGTCCAAATATCCATGAATAATTTCTCCTCCCTGATCACCGGAGTGGGAGGCATACTTCTACTGATCGCCCTGCTGATCTGGCTGGTTGCCAGCCGGTACCGGGTGGCCCGTCCGAATGAGGCCTACATCATCACGGGCCAGAAGGGCAAGGCGGTCACCAACCCCGAGACCGGCCTGGTTTCCACCGACCTGTCCGGACAGAAGGTCATCATGGGCGGCGGTGTCTTCGTGATCCCTCTGATCCAGCGTTTGCACGTGCTCGACCTGTCCAGTCGTCGCATCATGGTGCAGATCCGCAACGCGGTCTCCGGTCAGGGCATCAAACTGAACCTCGACGGCGTTGCAATTGTCAAGGTGGGTGGCAACGAGGACTCCATCCGTGCCGCTGCACAGCGCTTCCTGATGCAGCAGGAGGAAATCGAGACGTTCACCCAGGAAACCCTTGCTGGTGCGCTCCGATCCATCGTCGGTGGGCTTTCCGTGGAGCAGATCATTCGTGACCGTGCTGCTTTCGCACAGAGGGTGGCCGATGAGTCGGAGGCATCCCTGACTGGTCAGGGTCTGGTGCTTGACACCTTCCAGATTCAGGACATCACCGACGATGGTTCCTACTTGTCGGACTTGGGGCGTCCGGAGTCGGCCAAGGTTGGTCAGATTGCCGCGATCGCCGAAGCCGATGCTCGACGGGAGGCTGAACAGGCGAGGCTGGCCGCCGAGCAGGAGATTGCGATCTCGGAGCGGGCCCTTGTGCTCAAAGAGGCCGAGATCAAGGCCGAAACGGATGCTGCTCGCGCCCAGGCAGCCGCAGCTGGGCCGCTCGCCCAGGCCGATCGTGATCAGGCCATCCTTACCGAGCAGGAGAAGGTCGCCGTGCGGCAGGCGGCGCTGAAGGACCGCCAGCTCGACACCGAAGTCCGCAAACCCGCGGACGCGAAACGGTACGAGACCGAGACCGCGGCCCAGGGACGGCGCAACTCCGAGATCTTCGAAGCCGAGGCCCGCAAGGCAGCCGCCATCGCCAACGCAGAGGCCCAGGCCGAGACAGCACGTCTTACCGGTGAAGGTGAGAAACAGCGCCGTGCCGCACTCGCCGAGGCTGAGGCCATCGAAGGTGCGCGTCGCGGTGAGGCCGAGAAGGCACGTCGTATCGCCGAGGCCGATGCCATCCGCGCCGAGGGAGAGGCCAAGGCCGCCGCGGCCCTTGCCGTCGGTACCGCTGAGGCGGAAGCCATGAACAAGCGGGCCGCCGCCTTCGCGAACTACAACGAGGCAGCGGTGTTGCAGATGCTTGTTGAGGTGCTGCCGCAGGTCGCTGAGAAGGTTGCCGCCCCCATGGGCAGCATCGACAAACTCACCGTTGTCTCCACGGAAGGGGCGGCCGCGTTGCCCCGTCAGGTCAACGACAACGTGCTGCAGACCGTCGAGATGATCAAGAACACCACTGGTATCGACCTGCTTGACATCCTGAAGGGTCACACGAGCGGCAAAGCTCTCAAGGGCGAAACCGTCGAGTGACAATCCCTGGAGCGCGAGGGGCTGGACCTCATCAGGTCCGGCCCCTCGTCTCGTTGATCAGCTGGCCACGGCGGCGGCAATCCGGTCTCCGACCTCGGAGGTCTTGACGGCGCCGGGGGTGCGGCCCGCGATATCGGCGGCAACTGCGTCGTCAATGCGGCGGGCCGTCTCGGGGTGTCCCAGGTGCGCCAACAACAGAGCCACGGAACTGATGGCCGCGGTCGGATCAGCGATGCCTCGACCGGCGATGTCCGGAGCCGAACCATGAACGGGCTCGAACATTGATGGGTACTCGCCTGACGGGTTGATGTTCGCGGAGGCCGCCAGGCCGATGCCCCCCGTGACCGCCGCAGCCAGGTCTGTGACGATGTCGCCGAACAGATTGTCGGTGACTATCACGTCGAACCGGGCAGGGTCGACCACCATGGCGATCATGGCGGCGTCGATGTGCAGGTAGTCGCGTGTGACCTCAGGAAACTCCTCACCGATCTGATCGAAGAGGCGACGCCATAGGCCCCCGGCATTGACCAGGACGTTGTGCTTGTGCAGCAGGGTGATCCTGCCACGCCGCGCCCGGGCGCGTATGAACGCGTCACGAACCACGCGCTCCACACCGAAAGCAGTGTTGACGGAAACCTCGGTGGCAATCTCCTGAGGGGTGCCGATTCGCACTGCGCCACCATTGCCGCAGTAGAGTCCCTCGGTTCCTTCACGCACCACCACGAAGTCGATGCCGCCCTGGGCCGCGACCTCGGGGGACAGGGGAGTGGAAACTCCCGAGTAGAGCCGTGACGGGCGGAGGTTCACTGCGTGATCGAAGGCGAACCTGAGCTTCAGCAGCAGTCCCCGTTCGAGCAGGCCGCTCGGGATCTTGTCCGAACCGGGCGCAGCCCCGACCGCTCCGAGCAGGATGGCGTTGGTGGCCCGCAGATCCTCCAGAGTGGAGTCGGATAGGACCTCGCCGGTACGCAACCAATGCTCCGCACCGAGATCGAGATGCACCTCCTCGAAAGTGTTTTCGCCCGCGGCGGCCCGCAACACCTTGAGCGCCTCGGCAGTCACCTCCGGGCCGATACCGTCGCCGCCAATAACTGCCAGGGTCTGTCGTGTCATGCGGGAAGACTAGGCGTGCCATCGGTGGTGGCAGTCCGATTCCCACTTCTCGAGATGGATGCGATCGCCGCGGCCTCGCGCCCCGATCCCGGTTCCGTCGCTAGGCTTGCAGCATGCGTATCGCCCGTTTCGCCGTGGCCGGCAAGGATCCCGCCTACGGCATCATCGAGTTGGAGGTCGACGGCGGGGAGTACCCGGAAACTGTCGCCGCGATAACGGGGGACCCGCTGGCCGGGGTGCCCGTCAATTACACGGGCGCCAGGCACGACCTCGCGGATGTTCGGTTGTTGGCACCCGTCATTCCCCGAAGCAAGATCGTTGCGCTCGGGCGCAACTACGCCGATCACGCCGCCGAACAGGGGGCATCCATTCCGGAGGAGCCAATGGTGTTCCTCAAACCGAACACCTGCGTGATCGGACCCGACGAACCCATCGTGCGCCCTGAAGGATGCAGAGATCTGCATTATGAAGGTGAGCTGGCCATCATCATCGGGAGGATCTGCAAACAGGTCCCGGAGCAACGAGTGGCCGATGTGGTGTTCGGCTACACCATCGCAAATGATGTGACCGCACGGGACTGGCAGAAGGAGAACGATCAGTGGTTCCGGGCTAAGGGATGCGACACCTTCTGCCCTCTTGGTCCGTGGATCAACACACACCTTACCCCGGCGGAGGCGGGTCATCTCGCGATCGAAACCCGAGTGGGTGAGGATGTGCGGCAGCAGGGGAACACGTCCCGGCTGGTCCGGGGTATTCCGGAGCTGGTGACCTACGTCTCCTCGTTCACAACACTGCTTCCTGGGGATGTCATCCTCACCGGAACCCCGGCAGGGGTGGGTCCGATGGCCGACAGGGACGTGGTCTCGGTGGAAATCGATGGGCTCGGGGTGCTGAGCAATCCCGTGACCTCCGCGTGACCGCCCGCCTGCCCGGACCGGAGCTCAGATATCCGGTCGCCCTGCGGGGCGAAGACCCCGGGAAACTGGCGATGGGCCTGCTGGGAGCGCTCTTGGCTTTCCTGGTGGTGGTGCAGCTACTGGCGCAGGCCGTATTGGGGGTCGGTTGGTTGTTTAGGGGGCAACCGACCTTCGAGGATTACCGGTCCCGTGCGCTGGCCTATGAACTTCCCGACGGAATCTTGGCGAGCCATCTTGGGATCGCGGGTCTGCTGCTGTTCGTGCTGCTGATCCAGCGGTACTGGCATGGCAGGAAGGCCGGCTGGGCGATTTCCGTCCAGCCGGGGGGACGCTGGCGGTACTTGTTGATCTGCCTCGTGCTGGCGGCAGTGCTGCTGAATATCGTCATGTGGCTCATGCGCGGGGGGAACATGGCATGGCAGGCGGCCCAACCCGACTGGATGGTATATCTCGTGCTGATCCTCATCACCTCGCCCCTGCAGGCAGCTGCGGAGGAGTTTTTCTTTCGCGGTTACCTGCAGCAGGCCATCGGTTCCTTGGCAGGCAGGGCCTGGGTCGGCGTTCTGTGCTCAGCTCTGGTTTTCGCGTTCTTCCACGGAAATCAAAACATCGCGCTTTTCGCGCATCGTTTAGGTTTCGGACTGATAGCAGGGATCCTGGTGTGGGCCACAGGTGGCCTGGAGGCTGCGATCGCCGTCCATGTGGCCAACAACGTCTTCGCCTTCGGATATGCGCTGTTCACGGGTGGGGTTGTCGCACTCAAGGCAACCTCGGAGATTTCCTGGGAGGCGGCCTGTTCAGACCTCGCCGGTTTCGCCGTCTTCGGCGTCGCTGCATGGTGGATCGGCCGCAGGATGCACGTCGCGACCCTGACACCCTGAGTGTCTCCAGATGCTGACTCGAGTCACCGTCAGGGTGGCCGTGAGGTGCGGCGTCTTACACTCCTGTCATGATGGATGTGCTTCTAGGGGTTGTGGACCGGGGGTGGGTATCCGAGAGCCACCACCGGGGCAGGATCAGTGTGGTTCGCGAGGACGGACGGCCTCTGCTGTCTCTCGGAGACATGACCGCGCCCACCTTGCCCAGGTCGGCCCTCAAACCGTTCCAGGTCATCGCGATGCTGCGCAATGGCCTGGATCTCGAAGGTCAGCTGCTCGCGCTGGCCGCGGCGTCGCACCTCGGGCAGCCCATGCATACGGAAGGGGCACTGCGCATCCTCGAGATGACCGGGCTGAGTGCGTCGGACTTCCAGCACACCGCTGACCTTCCCGGCGATGAGACATCGCTCGCGGCCTGGCTGGCTGCTGGGAGGAGGAAAGAGCCGCTGGCGCACAACTGCTCCGGGAAACATGCGGCCATGTTGCGCACCTGCCGACTCGCAGGGTGGCCCCTCGATGGCTACCGAGACCCGTCGCATCCCCTGCAACAGGCCATCAGGGCCGTCATCGAGGAGTACTGCGGTGTGCTCGGTGAACCGGTGGTCGATGGCTGCACGGCACCTGCCTTCGCCACCACGTTGCCGGGGCTGGCACATGGTTTCGCGCGCCTGGCATCTGAGGAGAAGGGCCCCGGCAAGCTGGTGGCGGACGCCTTCCGCCGCTATCCCGAATACACATCCGGTGCTTCCCATCCTGTAGTCAGCCTCGTGGAACAGGTACCAGAAGCCGTGGCCAAGGTGGGTGCCGAGGGAATCCTCGCCGTCGGTTTGCCCGAGGGGATTGGGATCGCGGTGAAGATTTCCGACGGGATGGGTCGTGGACGCTTTGAGGTCGTTGACGCCATCCTCACCCGCCTCGGACACCCGGTGACCAGCGGGCCAGGTGAGGTCCGCATCAGTTCCGAATTGGAGGAGAATCTCGCCTCCTTGACGGGGTGAACCACCAAGTTGCGCGCCTGAGACGGGCCGTGTACTGTTTCTCTCCGTGCTCGGGAGAGCGCACAGGGGTATGGGGTAATTGGCAGCCCGACTGATTCTGGTTCAGTTAGTCTTGGTTCGAGTCCAGGTACCCCTGCGGAGCGGGTCTTCGAGGAGATCCATCCCATCGCCTGGCCCCGTTGTGTAGCGGCCTAGCACGCCGCCCTCTCAAGGCGGTAGCGCGGGTTCGAATCCCGTCGGGGCTACCAGGACAATTGCCTTGGTCAGACGCAGGTTTGGCCAAGGCATCTGTCGTTCGTGGGGTGCAATATCCCGCACCACATTTCGATTCTCCTGTTTCACAGGGTACCCCGCAAGATTTCCTCCAGGATCGTCACGCCAGTGCGGAGAGCGAGCAACGCCAGCTGCACCCGATCCCGCGACCCCGTTCTTGATACCAAGGGTTGTGACCGTGGGCATCGCCCGTCCTTGGGGCTGCGGCGCTCGGCATCCCGCTGCTGCTGCACGCTTTGGTGTCGATGCTGATGAGGTCTTTACGCTGCATCTGTGGCTATCTTTCTAGCGGATGCATGATTGGTTTTGCTACTGCTGTTCGGGAGTCCTAACGGGACTGTTGGTGCGGCACCGGCCTTGTGGCTCACGAGTAGGTTCTCGTGCGTTGGTCATTCGGTTCCGTTGCGGCGCAACACCTCACTCAGGCGTTCAGCAGCGGCCATCACGGCGGGGGCGTGGAGCCGTCCCGGCTGCCGGGTCAGGCGTTCGATGGGACCGGAGACGCTGACGGCTGCGATGATCTTTCCAGAGGGGGAGAGCACCGGGGCTGAGACCGAGGCGACCCCCGGCTCGCGTTCGGCAACAGACTGCGCCCATCCGCGGCGGCGTACCTGCTGCAATGACAGCACCGTGAACGTGGCTTCCTTGAGTAGACGAGGCAGGTTCTCGGGTTCTTCCCAGGCCAGCAACACCTGCGCGGCAGAACCTGCGGTCATGGAGAGCTGTGCCCCAAGGGGAACGGTGTCTCGCAGACCCGAAGGACGTTCCACAGCGGCGGAGCAGATTCGGAGATCACCCTGGCGGCGAAACAATTGGGCCGATTCGCCGGTGATGTCGCGTAGCCGGGTGAGGATGGGTCCTGCGGTGGCCAGCAAGGGATCCTCCGCGGCGGAGCTGGCCAGCTCCGCGAGGCGTGGGCCCAGAACGAAACGTCCCTGGAGGTCTCGGGTGACCAGGCGATGGTGTTCCAGGGCCACTGCCAGTCGGTGTGCCGTCGGTCGTGCCAAGCCGGTGGCACCTACTAGGCCTGCGAGCGTCAGAGGGCTGTTTTCCAAGGCAGTCAGTACGGCCGCTGCCTTGTCGAGAACTCCTACTCCGCTTCCTTCGTCCATATTCCGAGATTATCGTTTCGAATGTTGGACATGCAAGATAGAGTGCCGCCACCTGGCAGGCCCTGTCCTGCGATCAATCGTAATGAGGAAGCATGAAAATGGGGAAGACCCTCGCTGAGAAGGTTTGGGATGCGCATGTCGTACGCGCTGTCGATGGTGAACCCGACTTGCTCTACATCGACCTGCACCTGGTGCACGAGGTTACGAGCCCGCAGGCCTTCGAGGGTTTGCGGATGAATGGTCGAAGGGTGCGCCGTCCGGATCTCACCTTGGCGACTGAGGATCACAACACTCCCACGCTGAACATCCTCGAACCGATCGCGGATCCCGTCTCCCGAACCCAGGTGGAAACACTGCGCAGGAATGCAGCTGAGTTCGGAATCCGTCTTCATTCGCTGGGCGATCGCGATCAGGGGGTCGTCCACATCATCGGCCCGCAGCTCGGGGTGACCCAGCCCGGCATGACCATCGTCTGCGGCGACTCCCACACCTCGACCCACGGTGCCTTCGGGGCCCTGGCCTTCGGCATTGGCACATCGGAGGTGGAACACGTGCTCGCCACCCAGACGCTGCCGCAGAAGAAACCCAGAATGATGGCCGTCAACATCAACGGCGACCTGCCGCCCGGGGTCACCGCCAAGGATGTTGTCCTGGCGTTGATCGCCAAGGTCGGCACGGGCGGTGGCCAAGGCTACATCGTCGAGTACCGGGGAAGTACCATCGAAAAGTTGTCGATGGAGGGTCGCATGACGATCTGCAACATGTCCATCGAGTGGGGCGCCAAGGCCGGCATGATTGCTCCGGACGAAACAACCCTCGCATACCTGAAAGGCCGCCCCCACGCTCCAGAAGGAGCCGAGTGGGATGCCGCGGTTGAGTACTGGAAGACTCTTCGCTCCGACGACGACGCCCACTTCGATGCGCAGGTGGACATCGACGCGACCCGGCTGACCCCCTTCGTCACGTGGGGCACCAACCCAGGGCACGGCGTGCCGCTCGGGGGTGTGGTGCCCGCTCCTGAGGATTTTGATTCCGATGTGGAGCAGGCCACAGCGCGCCGAGCCCTCGAATACATGGATCTGACCCCGGGGACCCCGATGCGGGAGATCGCGGTAAACGCAGTGTTTCTCGGTTCCTGCACCAACGGCCGGATCGAGGACCTGAGGCTGGCGGCCTCCGTGCTCCAGGGACGCAGGATAGCCGAGGGCGTGCGGATGCTCGTCGTCCCGGGTTCGGCCCGGGTTCGGATCCAGGCTGAGCTCGAGGGCCTGGACAAGATCTTCCTCGCATCTGGGGCCGAGTGGCGGGCGGCGGGATGTTCGATGTGCCTTGGCATGAATCCCGATCAACTCTCCCCGGGGGAAAGGTCGGCCTCCACGTCCAACCGCAACTTCGAGGGACGCCAGGGCAAGGGTGGACGCACCCACCTCGTCAGTCCCGCGGTCGCCGCCGCGACTGCCGTCACCGGGTACCTCGCTGCCCCTGCTGACCTGATCGGAGCCTGAGACATGGATGCTTTCTCCACTCACACCGGAATCGCCGTTCCACTGCGCCGCAGCAACGTCGACACCGACCAGATCATCCCCGCCGTCTACCTCAAACGCATCACCCGGACCGGCTTTGAGGACGGGCTGTTCGCGGGCTGGCGCAGCGACCCTGATTTCGTGCTCAACCGCGAGCCCTTCACGGACGGGACCATCCTGGTGCCCGGACCTGACTTCGGGACTGGCTCGTCGCGAGAACATGCCGTCTGGGCGCTGCAGAACTACGGCTTCAAGGTGATTGTGGGAACCCGGTTCGGTGACATCTTCCGTTCCAACTCGGGCAAGGCAGGGTTGCTCGTGGCCCTCGTCACGGAGGAGGACCGGGACAGGCTCTGGGCTGCCATCGAGACCGCCCCCGAGGAACCGGTGACGGTGGACCTGCCGGAGCAGACCATAACCCGCGGGGATCTCGTGATCGGGTTCGAAATCGACGAGTACACCAAGTACCGCTTGCTGAACGGCTTGGACGACATCTCCATGACCCTGCAGCACGACGACGAGATCGGGGCGTACGAGGCGACCCGCCCGGGGTTCAAGCCGAAGACCCTGCCCGTGCGGACTGTAGACACCGTCTCCTGAGGACCGCTGCTCGGACGGGTGACGATCCCGACGGTATTCTCCTGCTTCGTGGAAGTCGAAAAACGTCCCTGGCATCGCTCTCTGCGTGAGGCGAACCAAGAAACGGCGCCCCGTGCCTACCGTTTCCTGGCGCGACTGGTTCACCTGGTGATGGGTGGTCTGGTCCGGCGGACCTGGCGGGGGCAGGAGAACGTCCCGCCCGGCGGGGTGCTGGTGGTATCCAATCACCTCTCGAACTTCGATGTCCCTACGACCGGCGAGTTCCTCGTCTGGTCCGGGCGCTGGCCCCGCTACCTGGGCAAGTCCGAGATCTGGAAGGTGCCGGTGGTTGGGTGGTTCGCGCGCGAGTGCCGCCAGATTCCTGTCATACGCCACTCCGAACGGGCCAAGGACTCGCTCGTGCATGCTCGCGAGGCCCTGGAAGCGGGGGAATGCGTCGCGATCTTCCCCGAGGGAACCATAACGGCCGATCCCGATGGCTGGCCCATGACCGGGCGCCCGGGCGCCGCCCGCCTGGCGCTCACGACCGGGGTGCCGGTGATCCCGGTCTGTCAGGTCGGGACAGACGCCCTCCTGGGTCGGAAGAAGCTGGAACTTCACCGGCTGTTCTCCCTGCGTAGGCGCCCCGTGATGGTGCAGGCGGGGCCGCCTGTCGACCTCAGCGCCTTCCCGATGGGGGAGGAGCCCGCGAAGGAGGACGTGGAACAGGCCAGCGTCGCGATCATGGACGCGATCACCGCGGTCGTAGCCGAACTCAGGGGCGGCCCCGCCCCCGAGGGGCGCTGGGACATGCGGGTAGGTGCCCGCGTGCCCCAGCGGGGGTGAGCCTCAGGCGGGATCGTTCATCA from Arachnia propionica encodes the following:
- a CDS encoding lysophospholipid acyltransferase family protein, whose protein sequence is MEVEKRPWHRSLREANQETAPRAYRFLARLVHLVMGGLVRRTWRGQENVPPGGVLVVSNHLSNFDVPTTGEFLVWSGRWPRYLGKSEIWKVPVVGWFARECRQIPVIRHSERAKDSLVHAREALEAGECVAIFPEGTITADPDGWPMTGRPGAARLALTTGVPVIPVCQVGTDALLGRKKLELHRLFSLRRRPVMVQAGPPVDLSAFPMGEEPAKEDVEQASVAIMDAITAVVAELRGGPAPEGRWDMRVGARVPQRG
- the leuD gene encoding 3-isopropylmalate dehydratase small subunit, which encodes MDAFSTHTGIAVPLRRSNVDTDQIIPAVYLKRITRTGFEDGLFAGWRSDPDFVLNREPFTDGTILVPGPDFGTGSSREHAVWALQNYGFKVIVGTRFGDIFRSNSGKAGLLVALVTEEDRDRLWAAIETAPEEPVTVDLPEQTITRGDLVIGFEIDEYTKYRLLNGLDDISMTLQHDDEIGAYEATRPGFKPKTLPVRTVDTVS
- the leuC gene encoding 3-isopropylmalate dehydratase large subunit, which translates into the protein MGKTLAEKVWDAHVVRAVDGEPDLLYIDLHLVHEVTSPQAFEGLRMNGRRVRRPDLTLATEDHNTPTLNILEPIADPVSRTQVETLRRNAAEFGIRLHSLGDRDQGVVHIIGPQLGVTQPGMTIVCGDSHTSTHGAFGALAFGIGTSEVEHVLATQTLPQKKPRMMAVNINGDLPPGVTAKDVVLALIAKVGTGGGQGYIVEYRGSTIEKLSMEGRMTICNMSIEWGAKAGMIAPDETTLAYLKGRPHAPEGAEWDAAVEYWKTLRSDDDAHFDAQVDIDATRLTPFVTWGTNPGHGVPLGGVVPAPEDFDSDVEQATARRALEYMDLTPGTPMREIAVNAVFLGSCTNGRIEDLRLAASVLQGRRIAEGVRMLVVPGSARVRIQAELEGLDKIFLASGAEWRAAGCSMCLGMNPDQLSPGERSASTSNRNFEGRQGKGGRTHLVSPAVAAATAVTGYLAAPADLIGA